A single region of the Paramicrobacterium fandaimingii genome encodes:
- a CDS encoding DUF1016 N-terminal domain-containing protein, with translation MGRTVSSCAVQLQWRIGRTILERQKHESWGSSIVERRAQDLRAEFPSMKGFSRANLFYMRRFAHAWSDQKAIVQ, from the coding sequence ATGGGTCGCACTGTATCGAGCTGTGCCGTTCAACTCCAGTGGCGAATCGGGCGAACAATTCTTGAACGACAGAAGCATGAATCTTGGGGGTCGAGCATAGTCGAGCGACGTGCTCAAGATTTGCGCGCAGAGTTTCCCTCGATGAAGGGTTTCTCCCGTGCAAATCTCTTCTACATGCGTCGGTTCGCGCATGCTTGGAGCGATCAAAAGGCAATTGTCCAATGA
- a CDS encoding Fic family protein, with protein sequence MPTDRLPGEIRISPLSRETRQWRPRNPGIFSHAEVKRQTGTYESAVTPAIHEWTPELSGEDATNIEEAALALADFDRHALTRLGQNNPALGPMAAILLRTESASSSQIELLTTSAKQLALAEIEEGDKANALSVVGNVRAMEAALRLSGVLDSDSIRSMHRELMAHDHLFRDEAGTYRQELVWIGNRDNAGPIGAEFIAPQHTRVSSAIDDLIRFMQRTDIPVLVHIAVAHAQFETIHPFSNGNGRTGRALAQALLRNKGMATHTTVPISGGLLTDTRTYFAALSAYRNGDAGPIVRRFADASRFAAVTGRRLVDNLHDQLEGDRATLAGLRPQSVAWRVLPLLIGQPIVNTKYLMNALHVSDMSILRALSVLTERGIVVERTGQSRNRVWQHNGILGVLDEYANDARRTAQ encoded by the coding sequence ATGCCCACAGATCGACTTCCCGGCGAGATCCGGATTTCACCTCTCAGCCGAGAGACTCGTCAGTGGCGCCCCCGGAATCCGGGCATTTTTTCGCACGCCGAGGTCAAACGACAAACCGGCACGTATGAATCAGCAGTTACCCCCGCCATTCATGAGTGGACGCCGGAACTCTCTGGCGAGGATGCCACAAACATTGAGGAGGCTGCCCTCGCACTCGCGGACTTCGACCGCCATGCGCTCACTCGCCTGGGGCAGAATAACCCGGCACTGGGCCCCATGGCGGCGATTCTGCTCCGCACGGAAAGCGCGTCAAGCAGCCAGATCGAACTGCTGACGACGTCGGCGAAGCAACTTGCACTCGCTGAGATCGAGGAGGGAGACAAAGCCAACGCGCTTTCTGTCGTTGGCAATGTTCGTGCAATGGAAGCCGCGCTTCGACTCTCAGGCGTTCTCGATTCAGACTCGATCCGGAGCATGCACCGTGAGTTGATGGCGCACGACCATCTGTTCCGGGATGAGGCCGGAACGTATCGACAAGAACTCGTCTGGATCGGCAACCGAGACAATGCCGGTCCGATTGGAGCAGAGTTCATTGCCCCGCAGCACACCCGAGTGTCGAGCGCAATCGACGACCTCATTCGGTTTATGCAACGAACAGACATTCCAGTGCTCGTGCACATTGCCGTCGCACACGCGCAGTTTGAAACCATCCATCCGTTTTCAAACGGCAATGGACGCACCGGACGAGCACTCGCCCAGGCGCTACTGCGCAACAAAGGCATGGCTACTCACACCACGGTACCGATTTCGGGGGGCCTGCTTACGGACACGCGCACGTATTTTGCAGCCCTCAGCGCATATCGCAACGGAGATGCTGGCCCCATCGTGCGCAGATTCGCTGACGCGTCTCGCTTCGCAGCGGTGACCGGACGTCGTCTTGTCGATAACCTGCATGATCAGCTCGAAGGCGACCGCGCGACGCTCGCGGGGCTGCGCCCGCAGTCCGTGGCGTGGCGAGTGCTCCCCCTGCTCATTGGACAGCCCATCGTCAACACCAAGTATCTGATGAACGCTCTCCACGTAAGCGATATGAGCATCCTTCGCGCTCTCTCTGTTCTGACCGAACGTGGAATAGTCGTAGAGCGCACGGGACAATCTCGAAATCGCGTCTGGCAGCACAACGGAATCCTGGGCGTCCTTGACGAGTACGCCAACGACGCCAGACGCACTGCCCAGTAA
- a CDS encoding dihydrofolate reductase, with translation MTVTLVAAMGRNRVIGAEGGMPWHLPDDLKHFKAVTLGTTMIMGRRTFDSIGRPLPGRRTVVVTRDAGWQRDGVGVAHSLGAALALAGDARISIVGGGQIYAQAMHLADRMELTFIDAEPDGDTLFPEWNDADWRESTRESHDGFDFVTFERIRHARE, from the coding sequence ATGACCGTCACGCTCGTTGCGGCCATGGGCCGAAACCGGGTGATCGGTGCGGAAGGCGGAATGCCCTGGCACCTGCCCGACGACCTCAAGCACTTCAAAGCAGTGACGCTCGGCACGACGATGATTATGGGGCGTCGCACGTTCGACTCGATCGGTCGGCCTCTGCCCGGGCGTCGCACGGTCGTTGTGACACGGGATGCCGGGTGGCAGCGTGACGGCGTCGGCGTCGCCCATTCGCTTGGCGCTGCTCTCGCTCTCGCGGGTGATGCGCGCATCTCGATCGTCGGCGGCGGGCAGATTTATGCTCAGGCGATGCATCTCGCCGACCGCATGGAACTGACATTCATCGATGCCGAGCCTGACGGTGACACGCTGTTTCCCGAATGGAACGACGCCGATTGGCGTGAATCGACACGCGAATCGCACGACGGTTTCGACTTCGTGACCTTCGAGCGCATTCGCCACGCGCGAGAGTGA
- a CDS encoding VOC family protein, producing the protein MGITMENVGIAVRDLEETISFFSDLGLTVVGRDEISGEWADTAVGLDGNHAKIALLQTPDGSGQLELFEYVHPDAIQTLPTLPNEIGMHRVAFSVDNIDEALEIAAQHGCRPLRGVATYEDVYKLTYVRGPSGIIVMLAEKLSTD; encoded by the coding sequence ATGGGCATCACAATGGAAAACGTTGGCATCGCCGTACGCGATTTGGAAGAAACAATCTCATTCTTCAGCGATCTGGGGCTCACCGTGGTCGGGCGGGACGAAATCAGCGGCGAGTGGGCGGACACCGCTGTCGGACTTGATGGCAACCACGCGAAGATCGCACTGCTCCAGACTCCTGATGGGTCCGGTCAGCTTGAGCTTTTCGAATATGTTCACCCAGATGCCATCCAGACGCTGCCGACTCTGCCGAACGAGATCGGCATGCACCGCGTTGCCTTCTCCGTCGACAACATCGACGAGGCTCTTGAGATAGCGGCACAGCACGGTTGCCGACCGCTTCGGGGCGTGGCGACGTATGAAGACGTCTACAAGCTCACATACGTGCGCGGACCGAGCGGCATCATCGTGATGCTCGCCGAGAAGCTCTCCACGGACTAG